DNA from Gemmatimonadaceae bacterium:
TGCGCGTCGAGCGCGGCAGCATGGAATACTCCGCCGTCAGCCAGCCCTGCCCGCTTCCCTTGCGCCAACCGGGCACCCCGGTCTCGACCGACGCGGCGCAGAGAATTCGCGTGTTGCCGAAACTCACGAGGCACGAACCCTCGGCATTGCGGACCGCGCCGCGTTCGAGAATCACGGGGCGGAGCGCGTCGGAGCGCCTATGCTGTCTTGGACTGGCCTGGGTCACGGAGCCTGGCAATGGTGGAAGTGGTCGAGTGTCCCGGCGTCAGTGGCACGATGACCACTTCCCCGCCACGCGCGCGCACCTCGGCGGCACCGACGACGGTGTCGGGAGTGTAATCACCACCCTTGACGATGACATCGGGCTGCAGGGCGAGAATCAGCTCGCGTGGCGTGTCTTCGTCGAACAGGGACACGGCATCGACCATCTCGAGGGCAGCGAGGACGATGGCGCGCTCGGCCTCGCTGCGGACTGGCCGATCGGGGCCCTTGAGCCGGCGGACCGAAGCATCGGCATTGAGTCCGACCACCAAGGCATCGCCGCACGCGCGCGCGTGCCGCAACACGTCGAGGTGGCCCGGGTGCAGGAGGTCAAAGACGCCGTTGGTAAAGGCGATCCGTCCGGGCTGCGCGGCGCGCCATGCGACCAGCGCATCCCGGGTGAAGAGCTTGCGGGCGGGATCAAAGAGCGTGTGCGTCACAGGCCTTCGCTCACCGATGGCGCGAAGCGGAGGGTTCGCACGAACATCGGGAACTCGACGGTCTCGTGATACTCGGCGGAGATGGTGATGCGGTTGGCGCTGCGACGCACACGCACCTGACTGGCATCCTCCGGAAGGTCCAACGAGTCTGCGAGCGCTCGCAGGTGCTTGCGAATGTCGTCGTCGGAGTTCTGCCGGGCGAAGCGCGCTTCCTGCGCCATGGCGTCGCGGAACCGGTAGAAGCGGACGTAGACCTCCGCGACATTGGCGCCGAAGTAGGCCACCGCAGCGCCGATGAGCAGGGTGACGAGGCACCCGAGCTTGCTGGCGCCACCGCGCGGCGCTACCACTGCGACTGCGCTCCTTCGATGATGTCACCGACGAGTCGCTGGATGGCCTGTTTGCGGCCCGCCGCCTCCTCACGCTCGGCATATTCCGCCTCGGTGCTCACCCCCGTCTTTTCGAAGAGCGCCTTGCCGGTGGTCTGGTCGACGATGGCGACATCAACGACCAACTGCAGCTTGCGCCTCGCCGAAGTGGCGCGGGACGGGTCCGAGGAGAACGTCACGGGGACATCCACTTCGTAGCGCACGATCTTTCCGCGGACGATCGCCGAGGCGCGAGATTCCGGGGCCGCACGGAGGCCCAGGCGCGACGCGAGGCCCTTGCGCAGCTCGTCAGTGAACTCCTGCGACAGCTCAGCGCTCGGCGTGTCGTTGTCGAAGGGCAGGACAGCCACGCTCCGCACATGCGAAGGAAAGCCGCCGCCGCTCGACATGGAGTAGAGGCAACCCGTCAGCAGGAGCGCGAGGAGACTACGGGCGCCAGATGTCCTGCGCATACGGAGGGTCCTGGAATCGGCGCAGAGCCGAGAGGGTGAGACTGCGACGACCGGAAAAGTGGCGGTAGACGATGCTTGTCGCATCGCGGCGCACCTGCTCGCGCAGTCGGCCGCCTTCGATGCGGCCGAGGCTGACGAGCGCCGTGTCGCCAAAGGACGCACGAAACACGATTCCCTGTCCGATCTCCACCCGAAGGGTATCGCCATCCATCCTCGCGACGGTGTCGGATCCGGTCACGCGAAGCACCCCGAGCGCCGCCCACAGCAGCGGCACGGGAGGAAGATAGCGTCGTCCGTCGTCTCCCGCCGTACGGAGTGAGTCCGCGATGAGGATCGCGCCCCCGGATCCGACGCCCCCATCCACGAAGAAGTCGAGACGGACGCTGTCGGGTGGCGCCAGTCGCGCCACCCCTTCGCCCCTGGCACCGAAGATCGGATCATCGTAGACCCATCGGAACACCAGCCTTGCGTGGCCCGCGGGGAGCGCGGTGCGCGGCAAGGGGCCGCTGAACGGCACACCCGCCATGGGTCGCACGCGAGGGGCGACACACGCCATGAGCAGCGTGGCGACTGCGGGCCACACCAGCCTAACGAATCGAATCGAGACCCATGGCAAGGCGTTCACGCAGGGCGGGCGGGATAGCGGTGAGGCGGTTGCCGGGGTCGATGGCCACCAGATCGGTGCGCGCCGAGACGAGCCTGGCTCCGGTGGCCGCGTTACGGATCAGGTACTCGAAGCTAACGCCCCGGGAGCGCACGTCCGTGAGCCGGGTCTCGATATCCAGAAGGTCGTCGTAGCGCGCCGGTGCGTGAAACCGCAGCGACGCGTCCGCCACGGCGAGGAGCACGCCCTGCCGCTCCATCTCAGCGTAGGGTAGCCCGAGGGTCCGAATCAGCTCGGTTCGCCCGATCTCACAGTAGGCGAGGTACTCGGCGTGATACACGACGCCCATCTGATCGGTTTCACCGTAGCGTACACGGACCTGGGTCACGTGCATGGCTCAGTCGCACGCCAGGCCGAGCGCCCTGGCGCGATCACGCGCCCCGGGCGTGAGCAGCGCCCCGCGCGGAATGGCCTCGCCGCGCGAGGCGAGCGCGAGCACATCGCGCTCAGTCACCAGCGGTCGTCGCGGCCTGGCGCCCGTTGCGCGATTCAGCACGACCGCCGAGTCGCCCTGCCTCACGCCCACAGCACGCGCCTCATCCACGTCGAGGTGCAGCTCGGTGGCGTGCGAGCTTCCGCAGCGCACGAGCACCCCTTCCAGCACAGCGGCTCGCGCGCCGCTCCCGCACCGAACGGAGATGACATCGCCATCGGCCAGGTGCCACCGGCGACCGTCGTCGAGCGAAAGGTGAAGGTGCCGTGCCGGGACGATCACGCCACCGTGCAGCGCGATGGTCGTCAGGGCGCCCTCGAGCGTGACGCCGCCGACGGAGGCGTCGAGGCGGCCCGAGTTGGCAACCGGCGCCGCGACACCAATTCGCGCCGCATCGCCCGGCGAGAGTTCCACCTGGGTCGCAGCGCGCGCGGGCCCGACCACACGAACGCCGTCGATGCGACCCGTGGGACCGATCACGTTCACGCGCTGATCGGCGGCGAACTCGCCGGGTTGAGAAAGCGGCCGATGCACGGTGAGGGAGCCGAACAAACGCTCGGCATCGCCGGCCGAAAGGTGGACGTGCCGGTTGGAGACGCCGATGGGCACCTTGATGGAGCCACCTCGCTGGCGCGAGGTCGTGATGTGTGCGCGCGAACCTTGTGGGACTCGCACCGGACCCTTGCCGGCTGCGGCGGCGCGAATGGAGGCGGCCGCAGAGCCGGGATCATCGCGGTGCGTGGACGGGCGCGCCGACTGGCCCGGCGCGACGTCATCGAGGGTGAGCGCGGCCGCCGACCAGACCGGTGCTTCCCTCGGACCTCGAGGCGGCGCCGGTCGCACGGGGATCGGGAGCCATGGGCCGCTTGCTGGCGATGGCGACGACGTGACGCGCTCGATCTCGGCGGCGATCAGTGCGGCGAGGCGATCGAGTTCGTCCGATGTCATTGACGAGCGGCGCGAAATGTGGCGAGGAAGTCGTCGACGATTCGACCAACATCCAGCGAGTCCGCGGTCGGGCGTGCGGGTGGCGCATCGGGCCCCGTGGCGCGCGTCGAGATCGCGCTGCCACGCAGAGGATCGCGATAGGGCCGGATCTCCTCGCCCATGCGCTTGATGTTCATGAGGTGGAGCGGCGTGATGTTGTCGGAGGTGATGCTGCCACCCCACGATCCTGGGCCGAGCGTCATGGCCGGGGCGAAGCCGGTCGTGTAGCCGACCGCGCCGATCGCGGTGTTGGTGTTGACCACGATGCGAAACGCGGGCTTCTCTTCGAAGAACCGTTCGATGACCGCGCGGTCGCGGGAGTGGATCCCCAGCGTATGTCCGACGCCACCGTGGTGCAGGAGTTCGATGGCGCGTTCGCAGCAGGCCTCCCACCCATGTTCGACATAGTAGCCGAGGACCGGGCAGAGCTTCTCGCGACTGAGCGGATCGGAGCGCCCAACGGTAGACAGCTCAACGATCATAAGGCGCGCCGATGCCGGGATCGCGAATCCGGCGGCGGCGGCGATGGCCTGCGGTTGAACTCCGACGACATCCGGGTTGATGCCCTTCCCCGATGGCGGAATCATGTATCGCTCGAGCAGCGCCTTCTCGCCTGACGAGCAGAACCAGGCGCCTTCTCTCACGAACAGATCGCGCACCGCCGCGGCGACCGGCGCATCGACGATCACCGAGTTCTCCGACGAGCAGAGGACGCCCGCATCGAACGTTTTGCCATCGACGACATCGGATACCGCCTTGGCGAGGTTGGCGGTGCGTTCGATGATCGCGGGGACGTTGCCCGGCCCGACGCCGTAGGCAGGTTTGCCCGCGGTGTACACGGCACGGACCATGTCGGAGCCACCGGTAGCGAGCAACACGGCGGTATCGCGGTGACGCATGAGCGCATTGGTGCTCTCGAGCGTCGGTCGCGTGAGCACGTTCACGAGCCCCGGGGGCGCTCCCGCCTCGACCGCGGCCGCCTCGAGGAGGCGTCCCGCCTCGACCGTGCAGCGCACGGCACGCGGATGCGGCGACATCACGATGGCGTTGCGCGCCTTGAGCGAGATGAGGGCCTTGTAGATCGCCGTGGACGTCGGGTTGGTGGTCGGGATGATGGCACCGACGACCCCCATGGGCACGGCCAGTTCGCGCACCTTTCGCGCGCGATCCTCGCGCAGGACTCCAACGGTCTGCAGCGGGAGGATGTATTCGAGGAGCACGTCGGACGCGAAGCGGTTCTTGACGATCTTGTGTTCGTAGACGCCCATCCGGGTCTCGTCGACGGCGGCCCGCGCCAGCGCTTCGGCCGCGCGGCTGGCGGCATGGCCCATCGCCGCGACGATCGCGTCGACCTGCACCTGCGAGGCCCGGGCGAAGCGGCGCTGCGCGGCGGCCGCACGCGCGACGAGATCCCGCGCCTCCTGGATGCTGAGCAGGTCGGCGTCCACGGACCCGAGGGCTCAGCCCTTGAGCGACCGGAAGGCGCTCAGCAGTTCGTCGCGCCCGGCGCGGGCGACGTCGCGGCCCTTGAGAGGGAAGTTCACGGTGCGTCGCGCGAGGGAACGCAGCTCGACGACCTTCAGTGATTCGAGGCGGGCGAAATCGATCCGGTCGCGCGACACGAGTGCGTCGGGAACCTCGTCGTCTTCAGCAACGGAGGCGATGTCGTCGTGGGGCCGAGGAATGACGTGGACCGCCACGAGCTGACCGACGCGCTGTGCGGCGGCCGCACCGGCGTCGCACGCCGCTTTGACGGCCGCGACGTCCCCGAGGAACTTGACCGTCACGAGGCCTGCGTCCGCGCGCTCAGTCCCCAGCAGCCGGACGTTCGCCGCCTTGGCGCCGGCGTCAGCGGCCTCGATCGCCCCGATGAGCCCGCGTGTTTCGATCAACCCGAGCGCGTCCTGGGACCAGCCTCGATCAGGCGCTGTCACCGAGGGCGCCCTGCGGCAGGATCAGTTCGAGTTCGGCGTGCGGCCGCGGGATGACGTGCACCGAAACGAGTTCACCGACGCGTTCTGCGGCGGCGGCGCCCGCGTCCGTGGCCGCCTTGACGGCACCGACGTCACCGCGCACGAACACGGTCACGTAGCCACCGCCGACCTTTTCCTTGCCGATGAGCCGCACGTTGGCCGCCTTCACCATCGCGTCCGCGGCCTCGATGGCCCCGACCAGTCCTTTCGTCTCGATCAGGCCGAGCGCGCTCTGAGCCATAGTTGTGCGTCGCAGGTTGCAGGGAACCTCGGCATCGCGCCGAGTGATGACGCCGCGCACGGGTAGGCGGAGTCGTGGCGAAGATGTGTGCTCCACCGGCCTTTGTAAAGCCTGCGGGAGCGCGTATACTCGGCCCGTGCTCCCGGCCCCGTGCTACATCGTCTCCGATGCGCACCTTGGCGTTGCTCCGCGTGCTTCGGAGCACGGCCTCGTGTCATTTCTCCGGCACGCCCGACAGGACGCGAGGTCGCTGGTGATCAACGGCGACCTGTTCGACTTCTGGTTCGAGTGGCGCAGCGTCATCCCGCGGATCGGATATCGGGTGCTGGCCGAAGTGGCTGCGTTCGCCGACGCAGGCATCCCCGTCCTGTGGGTGGCCGGAAACCATGACTGCTGGGGTGGCCAGTTCCTGCGCGACGATGCCGGGATCGACTACCGGTTTGGCCCATGGCGCGGGACGATCGGGGGCTGGCAGGTGCGGATCGACCATGGCGACGGTCTCCGTGGTGCCGAGGACCGCCGGTACCGATTCGTCCGACCGCTGCTCCGCAATCGGGCGGCGATCTGGGCGTACCGGCATCTCCTTCACCCGGACTGGGCCAGCCGGATCGCGTTAGGCACTTCGGCGACGAGCCGCACCTACAGCGCCGCGGACAACGGGGAGGGTCTCAAGCGGGTGGCGTTCCGCGACCTTGCCGCCGACCGCGCACTGGACCTGATCGTGTTCGGGCACTCGCATGTGCCGGCGCTGGTCGCGTCGCCGACGGGTGGACTCTACGGCAATGCCGGCACCTGGCTCGGCGACAGCACCTACCTACGGCTTGCCGACGAGCACGTCACGCTGCTGCGCTGGAAGGGGTCACACGGGGAGCCGATCGCGCATCATTCCCGCCCGGCACCAGCCGAAGCCTGAGGCCGGGCTGGGTGCCGCCTATCGAAAGGTGACGCGGGCGCCGACCCCGGTGGCACCGGACGGCAGCCGCCGGAACTCGAGCTGGCCCGGCAGGTCCCAGAGGTGGGCGGAAACAAACGCGTCGGCGCCGGAGAACAGGTGTGTGAACGCGAGCATGGCCACCCAATCCTCATAGTGCAGCCGGCGCGCCTTGAGACGACTGCGCAGCTCGTTCCGGTCGTCGGTCGCGTAGCGATTGGGCACGAGCGATTTCACCTTGGGCCGTCCCTCGGCATCGAAGACCGGAAGGCCGGTGTTGGCGTCGATCTCGTACACGTCGACGATCCGTTCGCGCACCCGGCGCTTGGCGATGGCGAGGTCGTAGCGCGACTTGACCAGCATCGTGATCGCGCTCATCTCGAACGCGACGTACACGGCACCGGCCGTCGGGCGCTGCAGTCGCGACTGGCCGAGTCCCGGAACGGCGAGTGAATAGAGAAACGCGCGCCTGGGCGAGATGGGTGGAGCCAGGCTGTCACGCACCGACGGCCGCGGGGCGACCCGATCCGGTCGCACCGGTACGACCCGAGCCGTGTCGCGAACCTGCGCGCCGGTGGGCCGCGCGACACCGACCAGCCACAACGCAACCGCGAGGTGCTGCGCGGCTCTGGCGAAGCTCGGAAAGGGCGTCACAGGCAGTGTCGCGTGTCGAGTCCCGGAGGTCGGTGGCGGGAGCGTGCGGGAATCGAACCCACCCGACCCGGCGATGCCGGGTCACGGCCGTTTTGAAGACGACGGAAGCCACCAGGCCCCATCCGCTCCCATACCCTGTTGGCATCCACGGCACGTGAGCCCAAAGCCTCGGCCATCGCCTCGGCGTCGTCCCGCCTTCGCGGGCGACGGACTCTCTTACTCCAGGACCAGCAGGTGTTCCCCGCGCTCGGTCACCTCACCAATCACGACCGACCCCGGGACGCGCGAAAGATAGTCGGCCACGCGTTCGCGGGGACAGGCAACGAGCAGACCACCCGACGTCTGCGGATCGATGGTGAGCGCGCGCTGTTCGACCGATGCCGCCCCCCAGTCCACGAGCGGCTCAAGATACGAGAGGTTGCGCTCGGCTCCCCCGGTGCGCACGCCGGCGCGGAGCGCTTCGCGAGTGCCGGGCAGCGTCGGGAGGCTCGTCAGGCGGATGCGCAAGGTGACACGACTGGCCCTGGCGATGTGCGACCCATGCCCGAGGAGTCCAAAACCAGTGACGTCAGTGGCGCAACGCAGCGCGAGGTCGACCGCCGCCGCTGCCGCAATGTCGTTCAGGCGTACCATGCTGTCGAGCATGGCCTGCTCGTCGCCCAGGCGCGCAGTGTCACGCTTGACGGCCGTGGCCACGATCCCCGTGCCCAGCGGCTTCGTGAGGATGAGCACGTCTCCAGCGGTCGCGCCAGCATTGGTGAGCATCCGGTCGGGGTGCACGCGTCCGGTCACCGAGAGACCGAACTTGAGCTCCTCGTCGTTGATGGTGTGACCTCCGATGAGCACCGCACCGGCTTCGTGCACCTTGTCCTGCCCACCGCGGACAATGTCGGTGAGCACCTCCAGCGGCAGCGCGCCGGTGGGGAATCCGACGATGGACAACGCCGTCATGGGAACGCCGCCCATGGCGTAGACGTCGGAGAGTGCGTTGGCCGCCGCGACCTGACCAAAGACGTACGGGTCATCGACGATGGGCGCAAAGAAATCCACCGTCTGGACGAGTGCGAGCTCGCTCGTCAGGCGGTAGACGCCGGCGTCGTCGAACGACTCACGCCCCACGAGAATGGCAGGATCATCGCGCACGGGCAGCGGCGCGAGCGCTTTCGTCAGGTCTCCCGGACCCATCTTGGCGGCTCAACCCGCACAGCGCGCAAACTGTGTGAGCCGGAAGATCCTGGCGCGTTCGTCGGTCATGGTGCGTGGTGTCGAACCGGCCGATGCAGGTATCGGCCGTGCACCGAACCTTAGCGGGGCCGGCGAGGTTGCGTCTACCGGGGTGCGTCGATCAGGGAACGCGGGCCACCGCTTCGATCTCGACCAGCACGCCGCGCGGCAGCGCGGACACCTGCACGGTGGACCGGGCGGGTCGCGCATCACCGAGCGCACGGGCGTAGACCTCGTTCACGCGCGGGAAGTCCGCCAGATCGTGAAGAAACACCGTGGTCTTCACGACATCGCGCCAGCCGCAGCCCGCCTGGGCGAGCACCGCTTCGAGATTGGCGAGCACGCGCTCGGTCTGCGCCACGACGTCGCCGCTGACGACGCTCATCGTGACCGGGTCGAGGGCGATCTGGCCGGCAGTGAACAGGAAGCCACCTGCAACGATGCCCTGGGAGTAGGGACCGATCGCAGCGGGCGCGTTTTCGGTGTGAATGTGACTGAGCACGGTCAGGCGGATGACGGGTGGATGCTGCTGAGGTATGATCGCTGCCGGCTCCTAGGACAACCCCGAGATGGTCCCATCCGCGGTCACGTGCATCCGCTGCGCCGCCGGATCCTTTGGCAGTCCGGGCATCGTCATGATATCGCCGCATTGCGCCACCACGAATCCGGCGCCTGCGGACGGGTAGACCTCGTTGACCGTGATGGTGAATCCGGTCGGCCGTCCAAGCCTGGTGGCGTCGTCCGTGAGCGAGTACTGGGTCTTCGCCATGCACACGGGTGTGTCATGGAGCCCGATGGACTCGAGGTAGTCGATGGTTCGCTCGGCTTTCGGCGAGAAGTCGACGCCATCGGCACCGTAGACCTTGCGCGCGATGGTCGTGACTT
Protein-coding regions in this window:
- a CDS encoding acyl-CoA thioesterase, which translates into the protein MHVTQVRVRYGETDQMGVVYHAEYLAYCEIGRTELIRTLGLPYAEMERQGVLLAVADASLRFHAPARYDDLLDIETRLTDVRSRGVSFEYLIRNAATGARLVSARTDLVAIDPGNRLTAIPPALRERLAMGLDSIR
- a CDS encoding UDP-2,3-diacylglucosamine diphosphatase: MLPAPCYIVSDAHLGVAPRASEHGLVSFLRHARQDARSLVINGDLFDFWFEWRSVIPRIGYRVLAEVAAFADAGIPVLWVAGNHDCWGGQFLRDDAGIDYRFGPWRGTIGGWQVRIDHGDGLRGAEDRRYRFVRPLLRNRAAIWAYRHLLHPDWASRIALGTSATSRTYSAADNGEGLKRVAFRDLAADRALDLIVFGHSHVPALVASPTGGLYGNAGTWLGDSTYLRLADEHVTLLRWKGSHGEPIAHHSRPAPAEA
- the selD gene encoding selenide, water dikinase SelD, whose protein sequence is MGPGDLTKALAPLPVRDDPAILVGRESFDDAGVYRLTSELALVQTVDFFAPIVDDPYVFGQVAAANALSDVYAMGGVPMTALSIVGFPTGALPLEVLTDIVRGGQDKVHEAGAVLIGGHTINDEELKFGLSVTGRVHPDRMLTNAGATAGDVLILTKPLGTGIVATAVKRDTARLGDEQAMLDSMVRLNDIAAAAAVDLALRCATDVTGFGLLGHGSHIARASRVTLRIRLTSLPTLPGTREALRAGVRTGGAERNLSYLEPLVDWGAASVEQRALTIDPQTSGGLLVACPRERVADYLSRVPGSVVIGEVTERGEHLLVLE
- a CDS encoding aldehyde dehydrogenase family protein gives rise to the protein MDADLLSIQEARDLVARAAAAQRRFARASQVQVDAIVAAMGHAASRAAEALARAAVDETRMGVYEHKIVKNRFASDVLLEYILPLQTVGVLREDRARKVRELAVPMGVVGAIIPTTNPTSTAIYKALISLKARNAIVMSPHPRAVRCTVEAGRLLEAAAVEAGAPPGLVNVLTRPTLESTNALMRHRDTAVLLATGGSDMVRAVYTAGKPAYGVGPGNVPAIIERTANLAKAVSDVVDGKTFDAGVLCSSENSVIVDAPVAAAVRDLFVREGAWFCSSGEKALLERYMIPPSGKGINPDVVGVQPQAIAAAAGFAIPASARLMIVELSTVGRSDPLSREKLCPVLGYYVEHGWEACCERAIELLHHGGVGHTLGIHSRDRAVIERFFEEKPAFRIVVNTNTAIGAVGYTTGFAPAMTLGPGSWGGSITSDNITPLHLMNIKRMGEEIRPYRDPLRGSAISTRATGPDAPPARPTADSLDVGRIVDDFLATFRAARQ
- a CDS encoding BMC domain-containing protein, giving the protein MTAPDRGWSQDALGLIETRGLIGAIEAADAGAKAANVRLLGTERADAGLVTVKFLGDVAAVKAACDAGAAAAQRVGQLVAVHVIPRPHDDIASVAEDDEVPDALVSRDRIDFARLESLKVVELRSLARRTVNFPLKGRDVARAGRDELLSAFRSLKG
- the eutM gene encoding ethanolamine utilization microcompartment protein EutM; its protein translation is MAQSALGLIETKGLVGAIEAADAMVKAANVRLIGKEKVGGGYVTVFVRGDVGAVKAATDAGAAAAERVGELVSVHVIPRPHAELELILPQGALGDSA
- a CDS encoding RidA family protein, with amino-acid sequence MLSHIHTENAPAAIGPYSQGIVAGGFLFTAGQIALDPVTMSVVSGDVVAQTERVLANLEAVLAQAGCGWRDVVKTTVFLHDLADFPRVNEVYARALGDARPARSTVQVSALPRGVLVEIEAVARVP
- the rfaE2 gene encoding D-glycero-beta-D-manno-heptose 1-phosphate adenylyltransferase, with the protein product MPSVRRRRAANRPSSDSSVTSSKERSRSGSAARWRQQARVPRHPAHRRCGGLLRRQCRGGLRPLLPVPRRHGAGSALRPAELRRRHSQAPASARRLVGPSGGCQSGACASQRQPHHHLRRVSRDRRVPDVRANPPLRAIGERRPVTHTLFDPARKLFTRDALVAWRAAQPGRIAFTNGVFDLLHPGHLDVLRHARACGDALVVGLNADASVRRLKGPDRPVRSEAERAIVLAALEMVDAVSLFDEDTPRELILALQPDVIVKGGDYTPDTVVGAAEVRARGGEVVIVPLTPGHSTTSTIARLRDPGQSKTA